One window from the genome of Salvia miltiorrhiza cultivar Shanhuang (shh) chromosome 7, IMPLAD_Smil_shh, whole genome shotgun sequence encodes:
- the LOC130993236 gene encoding uncharacterized protein LOC130993236 isoform X2, with protein sequence MGKYNLIIYITVAVGLLLLVSRSSHKSKPQGHRRRLKIRTHFPFAPPADPHHHHNPPPAFDPIVSEIELRREDRQWEHLYFQTHHHEPPSASPAPLPAPAHESQPEWEDFADAEDYLNDEERFNVTNRLMLLFPKIDVDPANGYVSESELIQWNLQQSRKEAMHRSQREMNTHDKDNDGLVSYAEYEAPSWVRNANADNTAFGYDFGWWKEDHFNASDADGDGHLNITEFNDFLHPADATNPKLLLWLCKEEIRERDGDKDGMVNFQEFFHGIFDLVRNYEETHNDSDDSDDSLEAPAKMLFAQLDKDGNGYLSDVELLPIIGKLHPPEYYYAKQQTRHILHQVSLQMMMTTVVNM encoded by the exons ATGGGGAAATACAATCTCATCATCTACATTACGGTGGCCGTAGGGCTCCTGCTCCTCGTCTCCCGCTCCTCCCACAAATCCAAGCCCCAgggccaccgccgccgcctcaaaATCCGCACGCACTTCCCCTTCGCCCCGCCGGCCgacccccaccaccaccacaacCCCCCGCCCGCATTTGATCCCATCGTGTCCGAGATCGAGCTCCGCCGCGAGGACAGGCAATGGGAGCACCTCTACTTCCAGACGCACCACCACGAGCCGCCGTCGGCGTCCCCCGCGCCGCTGCCGGCGCCGGCTCACGAGTCGCAGCCGGAGTGGGAGGATTTCGCCGACGCCGAGGACTACTTGAATGACGAGGAGCGCTTCAATGTCACCAACAGGCTGATGCTATTGTTCCCCAAGATCGATGTCGACCCCGCCAACGGCTACGTCAGCGAGTCCGAGCTCATTCAGTGGAATTTGCAGCAGAGCCGGAAGGAGGCCATGCATCGGAGCCAAAGGGAGATGAACACTCACGACAAAGATAATGATGGCTTGGTGTCTTATGCTGAGTATGAGGCTCCCAGCTGGGTTAGAAACGCAAACGCGG ATAATACTGCATTTGGATATGATTTTGGTTGGTGGAAAGAGGATCATTTCAATGCATCTGATGCCGATGGAGATGGTCATTTGAATATCACAGAATTTAATGA CTTTCTTCATCCAGCTGATGCAACCAACCCCAAGCTGCTTCTCTGGTTGTGCAAGGAAGAGATAAG GGAAAGAGATGGAGATAAGGATGGTATGGTTAATTTCCAAGAGTTCTTCCACGGGATCTTTGACCTGGTCAGAAATTATGAGGAGACACATAATGATAGTGATGACTCTGATGATTCACTTGAGGCCCCAGCTAAGATGTTGTTTGCTCAGCTTGACAAAGACGGCAATGG ATATTTGTCCGACGTAGAATTACTACCCATTATTGGAAAGCTCCACCCGCCGGAGTATTACTATGCTAAACAGCAGACACGCCATATACTGCACCAG GTGTCTTTACAGATGATGATGACGACGGTGGTGAATATGTAG
- the LOC130993236 gene encoding uncharacterized protein LOC130993236 isoform X1, with the protein MGKYNLIIYITVAVGLLLLVSRSSHKSKPQGHRRRLKIRTHFPFAPPADPHHHHNPPPAFDPIVSEIELRREDRQWEHLYFQTHHHEPPSASPAPLPAPAHESQPEWEDFADAEDYLNDEERFNVTNRLMLLFPKIDVDPANGYVSESELIQWNLQQSRKEAMHRSQREMNTHDKDNDGLVSYAEYEAPSWVRNANADNTAFGYDFGWWKEDHFNASDADGDGHLNITEFNDFLHPADATNPKLLLWLCKEEIRERDGDKDGMVNFQEFFHGIFDLVRNYEETHNDSDDSDDSLEAPAKMLFAQLDKDGNGYLSDVELLPIIGKLHPPEYYYAKQQTRHILHQADADNDGRLTLTEMIESPYVFYTGVFTDDDDDGGEYVVHDEFR; encoded by the exons ATGGGGAAATACAATCTCATCATCTACATTACGGTGGCCGTAGGGCTCCTGCTCCTCGTCTCCCGCTCCTCCCACAAATCCAAGCCCCAgggccaccgccgccgcctcaaaATCCGCACGCACTTCCCCTTCGCCCCGCCGGCCgacccccaccaccaccacaacCCCCCGCCCGCATTTGATCCCATCGTGTCCGAGATCGAGCTCCGCCGCGAGGACAGGCAATGGGAGCACCTCTACTTCCAGACGCACCACCACGAGCCGCCGTCGGCGTCCCCCGCGCCGCTGCCGGCGCCGGCTCACGAGTCGCAGCCGGAGTGGGAGGATTTCGCCGACGCCGAGGACTACTTGAATGACGAGGAGCGCTTCAATGTCACCAACAGGCTGATGCTATTGTTCCCCAAGATCGATGTCGACCCCGCCAACGGCTACGTCAGCGAGTCCGAGCTCATTCAGTGGAATTTGCAGCAGAGCCGGAAGGAGGCCATGCATCGGAGCCAAAGGGAGATGAACACTCACGACAAAGATAATGATGGCTTGGTGTCTTATGCTGAGTATGAGGCTCCCAGCTGGGTTAGAAACGCAAACGCGG ATAATACTGCATTTGGATATGATTTTGGTTGGTGGAAAGAGGATCATTTCAATGCATCTGATGCCGATGGAGATGGTCATTTGAATATCACAGAATTTAATGA CTTTCTTCATCCAGCTGATGCAACCAACCCCAAGCTGCTTCTCTGGTTGTGCAAGGAAGAGATAAG GGAAAGAGATGGAGATAAGGATGGTATGGTTAATTTCCAAGAGTTCTTCCACGGGATCTTTGACCTGGTCAGAAATTATGAGGAGACACATAATGATAGTGATGACTCTGATGATTCACTTGAGGCCCCAGCTAAGATGTTGTTTGCTCAGCTTGACAAAGACGGCAATGG ATATTTGTCCGACGTAGAATTACTACCCATTATTGGAAAGCTCCACCCGCCGGAGTATTACTATGCTAAACAGCAGACACGCCATATACTGCACCAG GCTGATGCAGACAATGATGGACGTCTGACCTTAACAGAGATGATTGAGAGtccatatgttttctatacagGTGTCTTTACAGATGATGATGACGACGGTGGTGAATATGTAGTACATGACGAGTTCCGCTAG